A region of the Arachis hypogaea cultivar Tifrunner chromosome 15, arahy.Tifrunner.gnm2.J5K5, whole genome shotgun sequence genome:
AAAACCAAATGCTGAGAGAAAAGGGCCTAGAAACCCAATTGCTAGCTTTGCAGTGGCAGGATCCAAGTCAGCAAGAACCAACCTCTTCATGAAATCTGAGGGAACATAATGTAATGATGTCTCAGGTATGCTGAGTTTGACACTGTTTAAGACTGCTTTAGAATCAAGTGTGTTCTGTGCAGTAGTAGCTGCTGCTGCTGCCTCAGATATTTCTTTGAAACATGAGCAACATTGCAAGGTCCTAGAAGTACTTCCATTGATGTTTCGTTTAGTAGGATACTTTGAAGTTTCCTACaacaaataaaattcaaaagcatCCTGAGAAATTTGTAGCTTCCTAGAAAAGCCAATTTTATACCATACAGCATCCTAAAAATCTATCTAAATGTTAGATTAAGAGAGGATACAATCCATGTCTTACAAtcttaaaaagaagaaataactaAATTCTTCCTTCATTTAGTAATTAGAAGAACATTTAAGATGATAACTCAAAGGATAAATCAtttctaccaatcaacatatCTATATTTAGTAGTATAAACAACAGAGCTAGTTCATGCTGAGTTAATCAACACAAGTGACAAGAAATTTGAAATGTCATTTTCTCATGCTCCAATAACTAGTATATTTTACAAGAACACAGTAAAAAGTTTGCAGCTTTACCATATCAGGAACTTTAGTTTAAAGCACAAGGCAAAATTAACAGCCAAAGCGCTAGGCAAATGCTAATACTATATATGAACATGAATTGCAAGATTGCAAAAATCAAACTTTGAAGTGGGTTTTGTCAAATTCAGCTGCAGAAAGCATGGCAAATAGAAAATTTTGAGGCAAATGAAGTGGGAACTCACTGGGATAGCGAAAGTGCTTGACTTGGAAATTGAAGGTTGCCACCCTACAAAATTGTGGGAGGGAGATTAAAGAGAAGAAGTTGGAATGAAAAGAAAGCGAGTTTGAGAAATGGGAGAATGAAGAGAGTACCTCTGAGATAAACGGAGTTGAGAAGATAGGATTGGGTGGCCATTGTTATCTCCTTCATAAACActattgaaaaataaagaaatatataataactaaatcagatatttttataaatatatatatatatatatatatatatattaaaagggtgttaaatagtatatatatataagtccaATTTAAATAATCAGTTTAATtaagtatattttaaaaaaaatagcttaattaatttttttttaaaaaaattaaataataaatatttatattaaaattaatttataattaaattattttgtatttaatttttagattttaaaaatatttatttaaaaaaaatagtatatatatttattataaaaaaatatataataattaatttgaccAGTGAGGAGTGACTAGTGAGAAGTGAAAACTGGACACAAGTCACTGCTATCCGAAACGTTTCGTTTCGTTTCGTCTTTTCTGAGAGAAACAAAGACAATGTCAGAAACGCCGGTAATCCGATTCGGCGTGATAGGATGCGCCGACATAGCCCGGAAAGTGTCACGCGCCATCAAACTGGCTCCTAACGCCACACTCCACGCCATCGGCAGCCGCTCCATCGACAAGGCCCGGCGCTTCGCCGCCGCCAACGGCTACCCGGAGGACGCCAAGGTGTACGGCTCCTACGAGGAGGTTCTGGACGATCCCGAGGTGGACGCCGTGTACGTTCCTCTGCCGACGAGCCTGCACGTGCGTTGGGCCGTGTTTGCAGCTCAGAAGGGGAAGCACGTGCTGCTTGAGAAGCCCGTGGCCTTGAATGCGTCTCAGTTCGATGAGATCATTCGGGCCTGTGAATCCAGTGGGGTGCAGCTCATGGATGGTACCATGTGGATGCACCACCCTAGGACCAATCAGATGAAGGATTTTCTCTCCGATGCGCACCGTTTTGGCCAGCTCAAATCGGTAATATACGTTACTTCTAGTTTCATtatattctcaatttttttttttatttatttgaaataaacaGCTAGTTTTTAGTGGAAGTAGAAGCgagattaattttgataaatgtgTTTTATATTTGATGTGTTGATTGAGATAGTCAAGAGAGTTGTTTGTCAACATATGATGATTATTTGTTGTGTGTAAAAAAAGCTTGTACTAGATACAAAGTAAgcaattattttgatataaaacaTGCGGCTACATCTAAATTATCTTGTTAGGAACTTTTT
Encoded here:
- the LOC112751994 gene encoding protein COFACTOR ASSEMBLY OF COMPLEX C SUBUNIT B CCB3, chloroplastic — encoded protein: MKEITMATQSYLLNSVYLRGWQPSISKSSTFAIPETSKYPTKRNINGSTSRTLQCCSCFKEISEAAAAATTAQNTLDSKAVLNSVKLSIPETSLHYVPSDFMKRLVLADLDPATAKLAIGFLGPFLSAFGFLFILRIVMSWYPKLPVGKFPYVIAYAPTEPLLIATRKLIPPLAGVDVTPVVWFGLLSFLNEILVGPQGLLVLLSQQVN